A genomic segment from bacterium encodes:
- the mutS gene encoding DNA mismatch repair protein MutS, which yields MSGSALDTPMMRQFIKVKAQYPDAVVFYRMGDFYEMFLDDAELVAPILDIALTSRDKGKKDAVPMCGVPVHAADAHIKRLAELGHRIAICEQVEDPKEAGGKRLVRREVVEVVTPGLVGDPEGLDARQVVAVAAIAADPGSDAFGLAVLDASTADFRATEVAGVPSSFPLDGKGAGLPDTLVQELSRIAPRELLVPGARLDDWQAELRDRLDEVALTPLEEKGYDVVPERAEWPGDFMGAPDPASRAAVAIANYLTENQPFAAENPPRLRRYEIAETVVLDASTRRHLELHENSEDRGRTGTLVAELDQSACALGARRLAHWLSYPLLSTREIERRQDAVEWLVERDRVRGTLREAMGRVRDLERMLSKATRPGAVPRDLGQLRGSLQALPDVVAALAVETEGEDALLGSGAAGDAGTVVPLDGPAPLPSLTRLLEQALIDDPPTIAKGSRGANETGYIREGYRSDLDALRESATKGREWIAGLEAEERERSGIPTLKVRFHPVHGYSLEVGKAHLAKVPEDYDRKQTLASVERFTTESLREVESKVMGANERAAKLEREIFEAVRLEVCAASEAIREAADKVATLDALASLAEVARTKRWVRPVVDEGEALEIVGGRHPVVETVLGRQGSDGFVPNDTRLDPAGQQILLLTGPNMSGKSTYLRQVALIVLLAQMGSFVPAESARVGVVDRVFTRVGASDRLAKGESTFMVEMRETSDILRQASRRSLVILDEIGRGTSTFDGLSIAWAVAEYLHDTRGVEARTLFATHYHELVALSESKPRIHNAHFEVREWNDEVIFLRRLVEGGANRSYGIQVARLAGLPSAVVERARQILHDLEGGALPGGRPKQSAAAGDGQLSLQLAPARPPRNDAAGALAVALRELDPNTMTPLDALTWLAKSRATLLAAEDEERSGGAT from the coding sequence GTGAGTGGCTCGGCGCTCGACACGCCGATGATGCGCCAGTTCATCAAGGTGAAGGCGCAATATCCGGATGCGGTGGTCTTCTACCGGATGGGCGACTTCTACGAGATGTTTCTCGACGACGCGGAGCTCGTCGCTCCGATCCTCGACATCGCCCTCACGTCCCGCGACAAGGGAAAGAAGGACGCCGTGCCGATGTGCGGCGTGCCGGTCCACGCGGCGGATGCGCACATCAAACGCCTCGCCGAGCTCGGGCACCGAATCGCGATCTGCGAGCAGGTCGAGGATCCGAAGGAAGCGGGCGGCAAGCGGCTCGTTCGGCGTGAGGTGGTCGAGGTGGTCACCCCGGGACTCGTCGGAGATCCGGAGGGGCTCGATGCCCGTCAAGTCGTCGCCGTCGCCGCGATCGCCGCCGACCCTGGGAGCGATGCCTTCGGTCTCGCGGTGCTCGATGCGTCGACTGCGGACTTCCGTGCGACCGAGGTCGCCGGCGTCCCCTCGTCGTTCCCGCTTGACGGCAAGGGCGCTGGTCTGCCGGACACGCTCGTCCAGGAGCTCTCCCGGATCGCGCCTCGCGAGCTCCTCGTGCCGGGCGCACGACTCGACGATTGGCAGGCAGAGCTTCGTGATCGCCTCGACGAGGTCGCGCTCACCCCCCTCGAGGAGAAGGGCTACGACGTCGTTCCGGAGCGCGCCGAATGGCCCGGGGACTTCATGGGCGCGCCCGACCCCGCCTCCCGGGCGGCAGTGGCGATCGCCAACTACCTGACCGAGAACCAGCCCTTCGCGGCCGAGAATCCGCCGCGTCTGCGCCGCTATGAGATCGCCGAGACCGTCGTTCTCGATGCGTCGACGCGACGGCACCTCGAGCTGCACGAGAACAGCGAGGATCGTGGACGGACCGGGACGCTCGTGGCCGAGCTCGACCAGTCGGCCTGCGCACTCGGTGCCCGGCGCCTGGCCCACTGGCTCAGCTATCCGCTGCTGTCGACCCGTGAGATCGAGCGACGCCAGGACGCCGTCGAGTGGCTCGTCGAGCGGGATCGCGTTCGAGGCACGCTTCGCGAGGCGATGGGACGCGTCCGCGACCTCGAGCGCATGCTGTCCAAGGCGACGCGGCCCGGCGCCGTGCCGCGGGATCTGGGTCAGCTGCGGGGCTCCCTCCAGGCGCTCCCCGATGTCGTCGCGGCCCTCGCGGTCGAAACGGAGGGCGAGGACGCGCTCCTCGGGAGCGGGGCGGCGGGCGACGCTGGGACGGTCGTTCCCCTCGACGGCCCGGCGCCGCTTCCGAGCCTCACGCGGCTCCTCGAACAGGCCCTGATCGACGACCCGCCGACGATCGCCAAGGGATCCAGAGGCGCCAACGAGACGGGCTACATCCGGGAGGGCTACCGCAGCGACCTCGATGCGCTGCGCGAGAGCGCGACCAAGGGACGCGAGTGGATCGCCGGGCTCGAGGCCGAGGAGCGCGAGCGGTCGGGGATCCCGACGCTCAAGGTGCGCTTCCATCCGGTCCACGGCTACTCGCTCGAGGTCGGCAAGGCGCACCTGGCCAAGGTTCCGGAGGACTACGACCGAAAGCAGACCCTCGCGAGTGTCGAACGTTTCACGACCGAATCGCTGCGCGAAGTCGAGTCCAAGGTCATGGGCGCGAACGAGCGCGCCGCGAAGCTCGAGCGGGAGATCTTCGAGGCGGTGCGCCTCGAGGTCTGCGCCGCTTCGGAAGCGATCCGAGAGGCGGCGGACAAGGTCGCGACCCTCGATGCGTTGGCCTCCCTGGCCGAGGTCGCCCGAACCAAGCGCTGGGTTCGCCCCGTCGTCGACGAGGGGGAAGCCCTCGAGATCGTCGGCGGACGTCATCCGGTCGTCGAGACCGTCCTCGGTCGTCAGGGCTCTGATGGATTCGTGCCGAACGACACGCGACTCGACCCGGCGGGTCAACAGATCCTGCTGCTGACCGGTCCGAACATGTCCGGTAAGAGCACCTATCTCCGACAGGTCGCGCTCATCGTCCTGCTGGCCCAGATGGGGAGCTTCGTCCCGGCAGAGTCCGCGCGGGTCGGCGTCGTCGATCGGGTGTTCACGCGCGTCGGTGCGTCGGATCGCCTCGCCAAGGGCGAGTCGACCTTCATGGTCGAGATGCGGGAGACGTCGGACATCCTGCGACAGGCCTCGCGCCGGAGCCTCGTCATCCTCGACGAGATCGGGCGCGGAACCTCGACCTTCGATGGACTCTCGATCGCCTGGGCCGTCGCCGAGTACCTGCACGACACGCGCGGGGTCGAGGCCCGGACGCTCTTCGCGACCCACTATCACGAACTGGTGGCGCTCTCGGAGTCGAAGCCGCGGATCCACAACGCGCACTTCGAGGTCCGCGAGTGGAACGACGAAGTGATCTTCCTGCGGAGACTCGTCGAAGGCGGCGCGAACCGGTCCTACGGCATCCAGGTCGCCCGCCTCGCCGGGCTGCCCTCCGCCGTCGTAGAGCGGGCGCGGCAGATCCTCCACGACCTCGAGGGCGGGGCGCTCCCGGGCGGTCGGCCCAAGCAGTCGGCCGCGGCGGGGGACGGACAGCTCAGTCTGCAGCTCGCTCCGGCGCGTCCCCCGCGCAACGACGCAGCGGGGGCGCTTGCGGTCGCGCTCCGGGAACTCGACCCGAACACGATGACGCCCCTCGATGCCCTCACCTGGCTCGCGAAGAGCCGTGCGACGCTCCTGGCCGCCGAGGACGAGGAGCGTTCCGGAGGCGCGACATGA
- a CDS encoding integration host factor subunit beta, whose product MTKSGLIEEVAKRTPHISKKDTEVVVNTIFDAMIESLRAGDRIEIRGFGSFQVKIREARDGRNPKTGEPVHISAKRTPFFKVGKELKEMVDSSPAQGDASAAAESDPIGPGDSTAS is encoded by the coding sequence ATGACGAAGAGCGGTTTGATCGAAGAGGTGGCGAAGCGCACCCCGCACATCTCGAAGAAGGACACGGAGGTCGTGGTCAACACGATCTTCGACGCGATGATCGAGTCGTTGCGTGCCGGCGACCGGATCGAGATCCGGGGGTTCGGTTCCTTCCAGGTGAAGATCCGCGAGGCGCGGGACGGCCGGAATCCCAAGACCGGCGAGCCCGTGCACATCTCCGCGAAGCGCACCCCCTTCTTCAAGGTGGGCAAGGAGCTGAAGGAGATGGTGGATTCGTCGCCCGCGCAGGGAGACGCTTCCGCCGCGGCCGAGTCCGACCCGATCGGTCCGGGCGATTCGACCGCCAGCTGA
- a CDS encoding tetratricopeptide repeat protein, with protein sequence MAIGRKRPVVDPRKAGSVEAALRRALRAAVGGDWPAAETWLERIVEADSTDLDAYHALARLYREQGAIGRAIRMHQNLLLRPGISKEEKNEALLELARDFDAGGFVERAVAGYEEVLDTSPREREALARLVKLLGEMREYPRALALVKRWRRLDREAAETEEHRLLLAQAQGQTEEGDADAARSTLKRLLRKDKACAPAWSMLGDLEAEKGRDAKAIGAWRRAVEADRTLGTILLPRIEAGFAARKKPQDYEKLVRALLESQPTDAAAQVALARTLASRGDAAAAIESLSRAIEIAPSAPSLRVELGRMLLDGGQDAEALKAFAALLDVVERDAWQRPARAGDEETSA encoded by the coding sequence GTGGCGATCGGGAGGAAACGGCCGGTCGTCGATCCGCGCAAGGCGGGGTCGGTCGAGGCCGCCCTTCGCCGGGCGCTGCGCGCGGCCGTCGGCGGGGACTGGCCGGCGGCCGAGACCTGGCTCGAGCGGATCGTCGAGGCGGACAGCACCGATCTCGACGCGTATCACGCCCTCGCGCGCCTCTATCGGGAGCAGGGCGCGATCGGGCGGGCAATCCGAATGCATCAGAACCTGCTGCTGCGCCCGGGGATCTCGAAAGAAGAGAAGAACGAGGCATTGCTCGAGCTCGCCCGGGACTTCGATGCGGGGGGCTTCGTCGAGCGCGCGGTCGCGGGCTACGAGGAGGTGCTCGATACGAGCCCGAGGGAGCGTGAGGCCCTCGCGCGTCTCGTGAAGCTGCTCGGCGAGATGCGCGAGTATCCGCGGGCGCTCGCCCTGGTGAAGCGTTGGCGAAGGCTCGACCGGGAGGCCGCCGAGACCGAGGAGCACCGACTGCTCCTCGCGCAGGCGCAGGGGCAGACGGAAGAGGGCGACGCGGACGCGGCTCGCTCGACCCTGAAACGGCTGCTGCGCAAGGACAAGGCGTGCGCCCCGGCGTGGTCGATGCTCGGCGACCTCGAGGCGGAGAAGGGTCGCGACGCGAAGGCGATCGGCGCCTGGCGGAGAGCGGTCGAGGCCGACCGGACCCTGGGCACCATCCTGCTGCCCAGGATCGAGGCGGGCTTCGCCGCGCGCAAGAAGCCGCAGGACTACGAGAAGCTGGTTCGCGCGCTCCTCGAATCGCAGCCGACGGATGCAGCCGCGCAGGTGGCCCTCGCGCGCACGCTCGCCAGCCGGGGCGACGCGGCCGCGGCGATCGAGTCGCTCTCGCGGGCCATCGAGATCGCACCGAGCGCTCCCTCCCTTCGCGTCGAGCTCGGCCGGATGCTGCTCGACGGAGGGCAGGATGCCGAGGCGCTCAAGGCCTTCGCCGCGCTCCTCGACGTGGTCGAGCGCGACGCGTGGCAGCGCCCCGCCCGCGCCGGCGACGAGGAGACGAGCGCGTGA
- a CDS encoding prephenate dehydrogenase/arogenate dehydrogenase family protein, with product MSGHPPFDRLAVLGLGLLGGSVAAAAKERGLAREVVGAARRPAPLERALAAGIVDVVAKPAEAVVGADFVVLGTPVGNMTAVLADVREGLAPGALVTDVGSVKGAVLDALPGLLPEGVEFVGSHPMAGSHLRGPDHARADLFEGATCVVTPRPGQDERPVERIAAFWEALGARVERRSADTHDEDVAWVSHLPHLVAFAFADALKEAPDQVGTLAGGGFRDFTRIAQSDAEMWGEILRLNGKALSGPLEHFSASLAKLARALEEGDAASLERTLSQARERLAEVAAKASAEGRGED from the coding sequence TTGAGCGGTCATCCGCCCTTCGATCGACTGGCCGTGCTCGGCCTCGGACTGCTCGGCGGCTCCGTCGCCGCAGCGGCGAAGGAGCGTGGACTCGCCCGGGAAGTGGTCGGCGCCGCGCGGCGGCCGGCTCCGCTCGAGCGGGCGCTGGCAGCGGGGATCGTCGACGTCGTGGCGAAGCCCGCGGAAGCGGTCGTCGGCGCGGACTTCGTCGTACTCGGCACGCCGGTGGGCAACATGACTGCGGTCCTCGCCGACGTGCGCGAGGGCCTTGCGCCCGGCGCCCTCGTGACGGACGTCGGCAGCGTGAAGGGGGCCGTCCTCGATGCGCTCCCCGGGCTGCTGCCCGAAGGCGTCGAATTCGTCGGGTCGCACCCGATGGCGGGGAGTCATCTCCGCGGCCCCGACCATGCCCGTGCCGATCTCTTCGAGGGCGCGACCTGCGTCGTCACCCCGCGCCCGGGCCAGGACGAGCGACCCGTGGAGCGGATCGCGGCGTTCTGGGAGGCGCTCGGCGCGCGTGTGGAGCGTCGCTCGGCCGACACCCACGACGAGGACGTCGCGTGGGTGAGCCACCTGCCGCATCTCGTGGCCTTCGCCTTCGCCGACGCGCTCAAGGAGGCGCCCGATCAGGTCGGGACGCTGGCGGGCGGCGGCTTCCGCGACTTCACGCGCATTGCCCAGAGCGATGCCGAGATGTGGGGCGAGATCCTGCGCCTGAACGGCAAGGCGCTCTCGGGCCCGCTCGAACATTTCTCCGCGTCCCTGGCGAAGCTCGCCCGGGCGCTCGAGGAGGGCGACGCTGCGTCGCTCGAACGAACGCTATCTCAGGCGCGGGAGCGTCTCGCCGAGGTCGCCGCGAAGGCGTCGGCCGAGGGGAGGGGCGAGGACTGA
- the pheA gene encoding prephenate dehydratase — MSNEDRSAKGAGATSDASGIEQELTELRAEIDAIDADILARLNARARAVQRVGEIKEGGRKGPIYVAARERDLVSALIEANEGPFPSAGIPHVFREIISATRSLEERVKVAFLGPDGTFSHQAASRQFGAQVDLVPVENMRDVFTLTERGDTHFGVVPVENTIEGPVTVTYDALIETEVTICSEIKLEIAQHLMSRTGRLEDVQKVVSHPQPLAQCRRWLEQNLPGIDVVETTSTAAAAQLAHADEKVASIGSEVSAEVYDLLMVASRIEDQRGNTTRFLVIGRETPAPSGQDLTSAVFTVRRDQSGALHNLLGPFAKNGVNLTAVQSRPMKGKPWEYIFIVDMEGHQDDDAVARALAEAGSVAASHKVLGSFPRALEVSSGVGRSAAVAQESHS; from the coding sequence ATGTCGAACGAAGACCGCAGCGCCAAGGGGGCGGGCGCGACGAGCGACGCCTCCGGGATCGAGCAGGAGCTCACGGAGCTTCGCGCGGAGATCGATGCGATCGACGCCGACATCCTCGCCCGGCTGAACGCCCGGGCGCGCGCGGTCCAGCGGGTCGGCGAGATCAAGGAAGGCGGTCGCAAGGGCCCCATCTACGTGGCGGCGCGCGAGCGCGACCTCGTGAGCGCGCTGATCGAGGCGAATGAGGGCCCGTTCCCGAGTGCGGGGATCCCGCACGTCTTCCGGGAGATCATCTCCGCGACGCGTTCCCTCGAGGAGCGCGTGAAGGTCGCCTTCCTCGGACCCGATGGCACGTTCAGCCACCAGGCTGCGAGCCGGCAGTTCGGGGCGCAGGTCGACCTCGTGCCGGTCGAGAACATGCGCGACGTGTTCACCCTGACCGAGCGGGGCGATACGCACTTCGGGGTCGTCCCCGTCGAGAATACGATCGAGGGGCCGGTGACGGTGACCTATGACGCCCTGATCGAGACGGAGGTCACGATCTGCAGCGAGATCAAGCTCGAGATCGCCCAGCACCTGATGTCGCGAACCGGCCGACTCGAGGACGTCCAGAAGGTGGTGTCCCACCCGCAGCCCCTCGCACAGTGCCGCCGCTGGCTCGAGCAGAACCTTCCCGGAATCGACGTCGTCGAGACGACCAGCACCGCCGCCGCCGCCCAGCTCGCACACGCGGACGAGAAGGTGGCCTCGATCGGATCCGAGGTGTCGGCCGAGGTCTACGACCTGCTGATGGTCGCGTCCCGGATCGAGGACCAGCGTGGCAACACCACCCGCTTCCTCGTCATCGGGCGGGAGACGCCGGCGCCCTCGGGCCAGGACCTCACGAGCGCGGTCTTCACGGTCCGGCGCGATCAGTCAGGGGCGCTCCACAACCTGCTCGGCCCCTTCGCCAAGAACGGCGTGAACCTCACGGCGGTCCAGTCCCGGCCGATGAAGGGAAAGCCGTGGGAGTACATCTTCATCGTGGACATGGAGGGTCACCAGGACGACGACGCAGTGGCCCGGGCCCTGGCCGAAGCGGGCAGTGTCGCCGCCTCCCACAAGGTCCTCGGTTCGTTTCCGCGCGCCCTCGAAGTGAGTTCCGGTGTCGGTCGCTCCGCCGCCGTGGCCCAGGAGTCCCATTCGTGA
- a CDS encoding LapA family protein → MKRNLTIVALIVIFVCVNAVLWMFYAANTAVVTVDLLGLGVIEVTVWKLTLSCFALGAVVVLLMAGFFGLRGGELRRRYRKTIRRLEGELHQLRSLPLSTDREPPVAAETAAGGDGPKAAAGGQG, encoded by the coding sequence TTGAAGCGGAATCTGACCATCGTCGCGCTGATCGTGATCTTCGTGTGCGTGAACGCCGTCTTGTGGATGTTCTACGCCGCGAACACCGCGGTCGTGACGGTCGACCTGCTCGGCCTCGGCGTGATCGAAGTGACCGTGTGGAAGCTCACACTGTCCTGCTTCGCGCTCGGTGCCGTGGTCGTGCTCCTGATGGCGGGCTTCTTCGGCCTGCGCGGGGGCGAGCTGCGGCGCCGATACCGGAAGACGATTCGCCGCCTCGAGGGCGAGCTGCACCAGCTCCGCAGCCTGCCGCTCTCGACGGATCGGGAACCTCCGGTCGCGGCGGAGACGGCGGCCGGGGGCGACGGCCCGAAGGCCGCCGCAGGCGGGCAGGGCTAG
- a CDS encoding 30S ribosomal protein S1: MSESTEQSQGAAGASTGAASFAELFGQAEKAIKEGEIAVGKVLSIDNDYIQIDIGFKSEGMIAAWEFMTEEGEITVNVGDDVEVLVEEVENEDGQLVLSKEKAERLKVWDEISDAYDNENPVEGTIVARVKGGLSVDIGVKAFLPGSQVDLRPVRNLEALLGEKANFKIIKFNKRRGNIVLSRRALLETERKKMREATLTTLQEGQILDGVIKNLTDYGAFIDLGGIDGLLHITDMSWGRINHPSELFQVGDEIKVKVLKFDQENERVSLGLKQIQPDPWIDAGMRYPLGMRIQGKVVSLTDYGAFIELEPGIEGLVHVSEMSWTKRVKHPSKVVTIGDEVEAVVLDVDERDRKISLGMKQIEENPWTVIEERYPVGTEVSGQVRNITNFGIFVGLEEGIDGLVHVSDISWTEQVKHPSERFEKGDEVKAVVLKIDKENEKFSLGIKQLEPNPWEDILKKYTVGSEITGPVKSVTDFGVFVQLEDGIDGLVYSSELAPERIETPSEHFSEGQEVTALVVKVDAHEQKISLSIRAVNDKAERAALKELAEQQSASQTTTLGDLLAEKLKGQGD; this comes from the coding sequence ATGTCCGAATCCACTGAACAATCGCAGGGAGCCGCAGGCGCTTCCACAGGCGCCGCGAGTTTCGCGGAGCTCTTCGGTCAAGCCGAGAAGGCCATCAAAGAGGGCGAGATCGCCGTCGGCAAGGTCCTCTCGATCGACAACGATTACATCCAGATCGACATCGGCTTCAAGTCCGAGGGAATGATCGCCGCCTGGGAGTTCATGACCGAGGAAGGCGAGATCACCGTCAACGTCGGTGACGACGTCGAGGTCCTCGTCGAGGAAGTCGAGAACGAAGACGGTCAGCTCGTGCTCTCGAAGGAGAAGGCGGAGCGCCTCAAGGTCTGGGACGAGATCAGCGACGCCTACGACAACGAGAACCCGGTCGAGGGCACGATCGTCGCCCGCGTGAAGGGCGGCCTCAGCGTCGACATCGGCGTCAAGGCGTTCCTCCCCGGCTCGCAGGTCGACCTGCGCCCGGTCCGGAACCTCGAGGCGCTGCTCGGCGAGAAGGCCAACTTCAAGATCATCAAGTTCAACAAGCGACGAGGGAACATCGTTCTCTCCCGCCGCGCGCTGCTCGAGACCGAGCGCAAGAAGATGCGCGAGGCGACGCTGACCACGCTCCAGGAGGGCCAGATCCTCGACGGCGTGATCAAGAACCTGACCGACTACGGCGCCTTCATCGATCTCGGCGGCATCGACGGCCTGCTCCACATCACGGACATGTCGTGGGGTCGCATCAACCACCCGAGCGAGCTGTTCCAGGTGGGCGACGAGATCAAGGTCAAGGTCCTCAAGTTCGACCAGGAGAACGAGCGCGTGTCGCTGGGTCTCAAGCAGATCCAGCCCGACCCGTGGATCGACGCCGGCATGCGGTACCCGCTCGGCATGCGCATCCAGGGCAAGGTCGTGTCCCTCACGGACTACGGCGCGTTCATCGAGCTCGAGCCCGGCATCGAGGGCCTCGTGCACGTCTCCGAGATGTCCTGGACGAAGCGCGTCAAGCACCCGTCCAAGGTCGTCACGATCGGCGACGAAGTCGAAGCGGTCGTCCTCGACGTGGATGAGCGGGATCGCAAGATCTCCCTCGGCATGAAGCAGATCGAGGAGAACCCGTGGACGGTGATCGAGGAGCGCTACCCGGTCGGCACGGAAGTGTCGGGCCAGGTCCGCAACATCACCAACTTCGGCATCTTCGTCGGCCTCGAAGAGGGCATCGACGGCCTGGTCCACGTCTCGGACATCTCCTGGACGGAGCAGGTCAAGCATCCCTCCGAGCGCTTCGAGAAGGGCGACGAGGTGAAGGCGGTCGTGCTCAAGATCGACAAGGAGAACGAGAAGTTCTCCCTGGGGATCAAGCAGCTCGAGCCCAACCCGTGGGAAGACATTCTCAAGAAGTACACCGTGGGCAGCGAGATCACCGGTCCGGTCAAGAGCGTGACCGACTTCGGTGTGTTCGTTCAGCTCGAGGACGGGATCGATGGTCTCGTCTACAGCTCGGAGCTCGCGCCTGAGCGGATCGAGACCCCGTCGGAGCACTTCAGCGAAGGGCAGGAAGTCACTGCGCTGGTCGTCAAGGTCGACGCCCACGAGCAGAAGATTTCCCTGTCGATTCGTGCGGTGAACGACAAGGCTGAACGTGCGGCTCTCAAGGAGCTCGCGGAACAGCAGTCGGCGAGCCAGACCACCACGCTCGGTGATCTGCTGGCCGAGAAGCTCAAGGGACAGGGCGACTAG
- the hisC gene encoding histidinol-phosphate transaminase: MSVRDLVKPHIRELSPYKPGKPMEELERELGITDSIKLASNENPLGPSPKAVAAIREAASQIHRYPDGASFKLRSKLAARLGVGEDQLVFGTGCDEVIELIAKTFIGPGDEVVFPWPSFAMYPIVVTGMGGTSVPVPLKADLDHDLDAMADAITDRTRVVMVCNPNNPTGVSFGADAFERFVARLPDDVLLAIDEAYFEFVRRDDFPNATALLAERPATIVLRTFSKIYGIAGVRIGYGITSPEVASFLERARHPFNVNLLAEAAAVAALDDDEHLNATLSLNASGGDYLRSELGKLGIETWPTDSNFVLARAGAGVYDALLQQGVIIRPMGGFGLDDCVRISIGLPEENERLIKTIAELRAAESSGEDGA, encoded by the coding sequence GTGAGCGTTCGCGATCTCGTCAAGCCGCACATCCGCGAGCTGTCGCCCTACAAGCCGGGCAAGCCGATGGAGGAGCTCGAACGCGAGCTCGGGATCACCGATTCCATCAAGCTCGCCTCGAACGAGAATCCCCTCGGCCCGAGCCCGAAGGCCGTGGCCGCAATCCGCGAAGCGGCCTCCCAGATCCACCGCTATCCCGACGGCGCGAGCTTCAAGCTCCGGTCCAAGCTCGCCGCCCGCCTCGGCGTGGGCGAGGACCAGCTCGTCTTCGGCACGGGTTGCGACGAAGTGATCGAGCTGATCGCGAAGACATTCATCGGCCCGGGCGACGAGGTCGTCTTCCCGTGGCCCTCGTTCGCGATGTATCCGATCGTCGTGACGGGGATGGGGGGCACGAGCGTGCCGGTTCCGCTCAAGGCGGACCTCGATCACGACCTCGACGCCATGGCGGATGCGATCACCGACCGGACCCGCGTCGTGATGGTCTGCAATCCGAACAACCCGACCGGCGTGAGCTTCGGGGCCGACGCGTTCGAGCGCTTCGTCGCGCGTCTCCCCGACGACGTTCTCCTGGCGATCGACGAGGCGTACTTCGAATTCGTGCGAAGGGACGACTTCCCGAATGCGACGGCACTCCTCGCGGAGCGGCCGGCGACGATCGTCCTGCGCACCTTCTCGAAGATCTACGGGATCGCCGGCGTCCGCATCGGCTACGGCATCACGAGCCCGGAGGTCGCGAGCTTCCTCGAGCGCGCGCGCCATCCCTTCAACGTCAATCTGCTCGCCGAAGCCGCGGCGGTGGCCGCGCTCGACGACGACGAGCACCTGAACGCCACCCTCTCGTTGAACGCCTCGGGCGGGGACTACCTGCGGTCGGAGCTCGGGAAGCTCGGGATCGAGACCTGGCCCACGGATTCGAACTTCGTGCTCGCCCGCGCGGGGGCTGGCGTCTACGACGCGCTCCTGCAGCAGGGCGTGATCATCCGTCCGATGGGCGGCTTCGGCCTCGACGATTGCGTACGGATCTCGATCGGCCTGCCCGAGGAGAACGAGCGACTGATCAAGACGATCGCCGAGCTCCGAGCCGCCGAATCTTCCGGGGAGGACGGCGCTTGA